The Actinomycetota bacterium genome contains a region encoding:
- the rplJ gene encoding 50S ribosomal protein L10 has translation MARPDKVAKVESIRERFLSHGVVFLADFTGLTAQEINELRFKLRDMGAELRVLKNTLTLLAIKDTEYEAMGELLVGPVAAAFVAGDPMAVAKELVAYSRANPRFVLKGGFMEGRALGDAEVRSLATLPSREVLLAKVAGSFKAPLYGLCGVLSGPYRKLVYALRAVAEARSEAA, from the coding sequence ATGGCAAGGCCGGATAAGGTGGCGAAGGTAGAGTCCATCCGGGAGAGGTTCCTCTCGCACGGGGTGGTCTTCCTCGCCGATTTCACCGGGCTGACGGCGCAGGAGATAAACGAGCTGCGCTTCAAGCTGCGGGATATGGGCGCGGAGCTGCGGGTGCTCAAGAACACCCTCACCCTGCTGGCCATCAAGGACACCGAATACGAGGCTATGGGAGAGCTCCTGGTGGGCCCCGTGGCGGCGGCCTTCGTGGCCGGCGACCCCATGGCGGTGGCCAAGGAGCTGGTGGCGTACTCGCGGGCCAACCCCAGATTCGTCCTCAAAGGAGGGTTTATGGAGGGCAGGGCGCTGGGGGACGCCGAGGTGAGGAGCCTGGCGACCCTCCCCTCGCGCGAGGTGCTCCTGGCCAAGGTCGCGGGCTCGTTCAAGGCGCCGCTATATGGGCTGTGCGGCGTGCTCTCCGGCCCGTATCGCAAGCTGGTGTACGCGCTGCGGGCGGTGGCGGAGGCCCGCTCCGAGGCCGCGTGA